From the genome of Parcubacteria group bacterium, one region includes:
- a CDS encoding peptide ABC transporter substrate-binding protein, translated as MKKIISIGVLVLSVFSLSACSFNNNQKNQKSSIKDTLNVSVSVEPVSIDPAKCLSMDACSILTNLFEGLVNFDEKGNFVPGVATSWSANDDYTQFTFHLRNNAQWSDGSNVTAEDFKYAWMRTLNPETASSFAYYLYYIKNAESYNAGKIDASQVGINVIDPYTLEVNLEHPCSYFLSLTTLAGYYPVKSNIIEANGDKWTQNADTYVTNGAYKLREWKHDTSLSIEKNKQYWDSNNVFIQNINFLLMADATTIINAYETGELDFVEYTLKPDEMAQVDDVKYANFVYTRLVEFNLNKKIFKDVRVREAINIALDRENMVSLIGKGNFPMQYFIPSGFHTPDKGIDYREIYPKKYFESTADIERAKKLLAEAGYTNGKGIPVLTYLCNTIGYNVANAEIFKNQLAKIGIEVKIVSLDKKIMTAQRNTGDYDFTPVNLLAEYPDISVFLYSLKTNDVSNYAHYSNSSYDDLYTKIVTESDVKTRFELVHQAEDILMKDYPVIPLYINQMNYIENGSAGGYIHDTAGRLSFVHAKLNKN; from the coding sequence ATGAAAAAGATAATTTCAATTGGTGTACTTGTTTTAAGTGTATTTTCTCTATCGGCATGCTCTTTTAATAACAACCAAAAAAATCAAAAGTCGTCAATAAAAGACACTCTCAATGTTTCAGTATCGGTTGAGCCGGTAAGTATTGATCCGGCAAAATGTTTATCGATGGATGCGTGTTCTATACTTACAAATTTATTTGAAGGACTTGTTAATTTTGACGAAAAGGGTAATTTTGTACCGGGCGTAGCAACAAGTTGGAGTGCAAACGACGATTACACCCAATTTACTTTTCATTTACGCAATAATGCCCAATGGTCGGACGGTTCCAATGTTACTGCAGAAGATTTTAAGTATGCTTGGATGAGAACGCTTAATCCCGAAACTGCTTCTTCATTTGCTTACTATCTCTATTATATAAAAAATGCGGAAAGCTATAATGCGGGCAAGATAGATGCGTCTCAAGTCGGAATTAATGTTATCGATCCTTACACTTTGGAAGTGAATTTGGAACATCCTTGTTCTTATTTTCTCAGCTTAACAACGCTAGCAGGATATTATCCCGTCAAATCAAACATCATTGAAGCTAATGGAGATAAGTGGACGCAAAATGCTGATACTTATGTGACAAATGGTGCTTACAAGCTTCGCGAATGGAAACATGATACAAGTTTATCAATCGAGAAAAACAAACAATATTGGGATAGTAATAATGTTTTTATCCAAAATATTAATTTTCTCCTCATGGCGGATGCCACTACAATTATTAACGCATACGAAACTGGCGAACTTGATTTCGTTGAATATACCCTTAAGCCTGATGAAATGGCGCAGGTAGATGATGTAAAATACGCAAATTTTGTTTACACAAGATTGGTAGAGTTTAATTTAAATAAAAAAATCTTTAAAGATGTTCGCGTTAGAGAAGCTATAAACATTGCTCTGGATAGGGAGAATATGGTTTCACTTATTGGAAAGGGAAACTTTCCAATGCAATATTTTATTCCTTCTGGATTTCATACGCCAGACAAGGGAATCGATTATCGAGAAATTTATCCAAAAAAATATTTTGAAAGTACGGCAGATATAGAACGTGCAAAGAAATTATTGGCTGAAGCAGGATACACTAACGGGAAAGGAATTCCAGTCTTAACTTATTTATGCAATACCATTGGATACAATGTGGCGAATGCCGAAATATTCAAAAACCAACTTGCAAAAATAGGAATTGAGGTAAAAATTGTTTCTTTGGATAAAAAAATAATGACGGCACAGCGCAATACGGGTGATTATGATTTCACACCTGTTAATTTGTTGGCCGAATATCCGGATATTTCAGTTTTCCTTTATTCTCTTAAGACGAATGATGTAAGCAATTATGCGCATTATTCAAATAGCTCATACGATGATCTATATACTAAAATCGTAACTGAATCTGATGTAAAAACAAGATTTGAATTGGTTCATCAAGCAGAGGATATTTTGATGAAAGATTATCCCGTAATTCCGTTATATATTAACCAAATGAATTACATTGAAAATGGTAGCGCTGGAGGATAT